The Saccopteryx leptura isolate mSacLep1 chromosome 2, mSacLep1_pri_phased_curated, whole genome shotgun sequence genome has a window encoding:
- the LOC136392906 gene encoding olfactory receptor 1N2-like, which translates to MGKSSRVNQTAVSDFLLLGLSEQPEQQSLLFGIFLGMYLITMVGNLLIILAISLDPHLHTPMYFFLANLSLTDACFTSASIPKMLANIHTRIRTISYSECLVQVYFLIVFGGLDNFLLSVMAYDRYVAICQPLHYSTVLSPQLCALMLGVCWVTTNIPALINTLLLTRVAFCTHTVIPNFYCDNRALLRLACSDIHINQLMMITMSLMFLATPLMLTVLSYVRISCTVFGISSSGGRWKAFSTCGSHLTVVLLFYGSLLGVYLPPPSTHSAERESRAAILYIVIIPMLNPFIYSLRNRDMKKALGKLLGCRKRFFLP; encoded by the coding sequence ATGGGAAAGTCAAGCAGAGTGAACCAAACTGCTGTTTCAGACTTCCTCCTGCTCGGACTCTCTGAACAGCCGGAGCAGCAGTCTCTCCTATTTGGCATCTTTCTGGGCATGTACCTGATCACCATGGTGGGGAACCTGCTCATCATCCTGGCCATCAGCTTGGACCCTCACCTCCACAcccccatgtacttcttcctggcCAACCTGTCACTAACTGATGCCTGTTTCACTTCTGCCTCAATCCCCAAAATGCTGGCCAATATTCATACCCGGATTAGGACCATCTCTTATTCTGAGTGCCTTGTACAGGTATattttctcattgtgtttggtGGTCTTGACAACTTCCTTTTGTCTGTGATGGCATATGACCGTTATGTGGCCATCTGCCAGCCACTCCATTACAGCACAGTTCTGAGTCCCCAACTCTGCGCACTAATGCTGGGCGTGTGCTGGGTGACCACCAATATTCCTGCCCTGATAAATACGCTGTTGCTGACCCGGGTGGCCTTCTGCACCCACACGGTCATCCCCAACTTCTACTGTGATAACAGAGCTCTGCTAAGGCTTGCCTGCTCAGATATCCACATCAACCAGCTGATGATGATCACCATGAGCCTGATGTTCCTCGCCACTCCTCTCATGCTGACCGTCCTCTCTTATGTCCGCATTTCCTGCACTGTGTTTGGCATCTCATCTTCTGGAGGGCGGTGGAAGGCCTTCTCTACCTGTGGTTCTCACCTCACTGTGGTCCTGCTCTTCTATGGGTCTCTCCTGGGCGTGTATTTACCTCCTCCATCAACACACTCTGCAGAGAGGGAAAGTAGGGCTGCCATCCTCTATATAGTGATTATTCCCATGCTAAACCCATTCATCTACAGCTTGAGGAACCGAGACATGAAGAAGGCATTGGGTAAACTTTTGGGCTGTAGGAAAAGATTCTTCTTACCATGA